A window from Methanomicrobia archaeon encodes these proteins:
- the tatC gene encoding twin-arginine translocase subunit TatC — MNGEMIKYQAKTEARMKTKEKLRMTDDAALELDGPIGDNEIPIFEHLEELRERLIVFLIPFCIATIAAYPFSNILLRRILFHNLFPEEMAMFVYSPMEWMSVRLLFSFLLAFSVTMPLLLFELFAFMRPGLYPSERKFFVMVAIPSLCCYAVGAIFAYYFVLPLIFGYLINYSGDVARVALSAKRIFSIILYTAVSFGLIFQIPFVMTLAVKLQIVTYSWLRDKRVIIYGLIIGIAFFVIADPTGISMIMALVSIALFEFGLLLTRYIGRRHK, encoded by the coding sequence GCCCGGATGAAGACGAAAGAGAAACTGCGGATGACTGACGATGCGGCTCTCGAGTTAGATGGCCCAATAGGGGATAATGAGATACCGATATTCGAGCATCTCGAGGAACTACGAGAGAGGCTCATCGTCTTTTTGATCCCGTTCTGCATCGCTACGATCGCAGCGTATCCGTTTTCAAACATCTTACTCCGCCGCATATTATTCCATAATCTCTTCCCCGAAGAAATGGCCATGTTTGTGTATAGCCCGATGGAGTGGATGAGCGTACGGCTCCTGTTCTCCTTCTTACTCGCCTTCTCTGTTACGATGCCCTTGCTCTTATTTGAGCTTTTCGCTTTTATGCGGCCGGGTCTCTATCCGTCCGAACGGAAATTCTTCGTGATGGTTGCCATCCCCTCGCTCTGCTGTTACGCCGTCGGTGCTATCTTCGCCTATTACTTCGTCCTGCCACTCATCTTCGGCTATCTCATCAACTACTCCGGCGATGTCGCACGGGTTGCGCTTTCTGCGAAGCGGATCTTCTCCATCATTCTGTACACCGCGGTGAGCTTCGGTCTGATCTTCCAGATCCCGTTCGTAATGACCCTGGCGGTGAAGCTGCAGATAGTCACGTATTCCTGGCTCAGGGACAAGCGAGTGATAATCTACGGGCTGATAATCGGCATCGCGTTCTTTGTCATTGCGGACCCGACAGGAATCTCGATGATCATGGCATTGGTCTCGATAGCGCTTTTCGAGTTTGGATTGCTCCTCACACGCTATATCGGACGCAGACACAAGTAA
- a CDS encoding twin-arginine translocase TatA/TatE family subunit, with protein MIGPTEMMVIAVVAIVLLFGAAKVPQLARSFGQAMGEFKKAKKESELSLKSFEDSVVGDEKERAETASPAAKKGEEVNIREVAAYMGIDTEGKSDEELKEEVQAKMKSSSK; from the coding sequence ATGATAGGTCCAACTGAGATGATGGTAATTGCAGTAGTGGCGATTGTTTTGCTATTCGGAGCAGCGAAGGTGCCGCAGCTTGCCAGGTCGTTTGGGCAGGCGATGGGAGAGTTCAAAAAAGCGAAGAAAGAATCCGAATTGAGCCTCAAGAGTTTCGAAGACTCCGTAGTGGGCGATGAAAAAGAGAGAGCGGAAACGGCATCACCAGCGGCGAAGAAGGGCGAAGAGGTCAATATAAGAGAAGTAGCCGCTTATATGGGTATCGATACCGAAGGGAAGTCTGACGAGGAACTCAAAGAGGAAGTTCAAGCGAAGATGAAGTCCTCTTCCAAGTAA
- a CDS encoding dimethyl sulfoxide reductase anchor subunit gives MSSAVTSYVIFTVFSQMSVGALIAMVIADFLAKGKDEAKFFETGAWVCVPVAVIGLIGILSHEARPIQAMMTMTKNVSSSLLSQEVLVLTVFVILAVIYTVMWLFEPEYGSLKWFPVIPSIVGKLMVLRKPVGVLAAIVGLVFPYISAAAYMVYTLPSLNHPTTILFFYVTALLGGVTAVAAVLSVKYAIKKEGDEPLARMLWITMGLSLVMIIVLAVGLFVHTGMLETAETEYALVAQEETLTSMLSGEYSSLYMARWIIGVGLAFICAIVLALPLTKKNMAMASMITIALFVVVLIGELMGRAVMFGTNVPMGHILPNIGTFYTGLGL, from the coding sequence ATGAGTAGTGCAGTTACTTCATACGTGATCTTCACGGTGTTCAGTCAGATGTCAGTGGGTGCATTGATCGCAATGGTCATCGCGGATTTCCTCGCAAAGGGCAAGGACGAGGCGAAGTTCTTTGAGACTGGGGCATGGGTCTGTGTCCCGGTTGCCGTTATCGGCCTGATTGGGATACTCTCGCACGAGGCACGACCGATCCAAGCGATGATGACGATGACGAAAAACGTGAGCTCATCATTGCTGAGTCAAGAAGTACTGGTGCTTACCGTTTTTGTCATCTTAGCAGTGATATATACGGTGATGTGGCTCTTTGAGCCGGAATACGGCAGTCTCAAATGGTTCCCAGTGATACCGTCGATAGTCGGAAAACTCATGGTGCTTCGAAAGCCTGTTGGCGTCTTAGCTGCGATTGTGGGACTTGTGTTCCCCTATATCAGTGCGGCTGCGTACATGGTGTACACGCTGCCCTCTTTGAACCATCCAACGACGATACTGTTCTTCTACGTTACCGCGCTGCTTGGCGGTGTCACGGCGGTGGCAGCAGTACTTTCGGTGAAATATGCGATAAAGAAAGAGGGAGACGAGCCGTTAGCACGGATGCTCTGGATTACGATGGGGCTCTCGCTGGTGATGATCATTGTGCTGGCCGTAGGACTCTTCGTACATACTGGCATGTTGGAAACTGCAGAGACCGAATATGCACTAGTTGCACAGGAGGAGACACTCACGAGCATGCTATCGGGCGAATACTCCTCGCTCTACATGGCACGATGGATAATAGGCGTCGGCTTGGCTTTCATCTGCGCCATAGTACTTGCATTGCCACTGACGAAGAAGAACATGGCGATGGCTTCGATGATCACAATTGCTCTGTTTGTAGTTGTGCTCATCGGCGAGCTTATGGGACGAGCAGTGATGTTCGGTACGAACGTGCCTATGGGGCACATCTTACCAAACATAGGAACATTCTATACTGGACTTGGGCTATAA
- a CDS encoding 4Fe-4S dicluster domain-containing protein, with product MVTYKFLNVIEKCINCGACFAICKDQNKVPHGTARVKVVTINAGRPGEKNIPVSCMHCTDPPCEAACPVKAIEKRDEDGIVLMDKDKCIGCGYCGWACPFGAPQYPHELEGAAAEYEGIMDKCTLCVQPFVPVASDREPSPRCALFCSTKARLGGDINEIMSQYREAKSRNIMAWQERV from the coding sequence ATGGTAACCTATAAATTCCTGAACGTAATTGAGAAGTGCATAAACTGTGGAGCGTGCTTTGCGATCTGCAAGGACCAGAACAAGGTTCCTCACGGAACAGCCCGAGTGAAGGTTGTGACGATTAACGCGGGGCGACCGGGCGAGAAGAACATACCAGTATCCTGCATGCACTGCACGGATCCTCCCTGTGAGGCTGCGTGTCCGGTGAAGGCGATAGAGAAGCGAGACGAGGACGGTATTGTTCTGATGGACAAGGACAAGTGCATCGGCTGTGGCTATTGCGGGTGGGCATGCCCATTTGGCGCACCACAATATCCGCATGAGCTGGAGGGTGCGGCTGCGGAATACGAAGGGATAATGGACAAGTGCACCTTATGCGTACAGCCGTTTGTGCCGGTAGCCAGCGATAGAGAACCAAGCCCACGGTGTGCACTGTTCTGCTCGACGAAGGCCCGTCTTGGAGGCGATATAAACGAAATAATGTCTCAGTATAGGGAAGCGAAGTCTCGGAACATAATGGCCTGGCAAGAGCGCGTGTAA
- a CDS encoding formate dehydrogenase subunit alpha: MSRRTFTKLSALGTAAALSGISGVSAYPSKLGDLIEPAVAAPEEAGVTLVKSTCSHCAVGCGFHGKIKDGVCIGLEPWLENPINRGSMCSKGTSIAEILNSSTRLRTPMEKVGGQWKEISWTAALDKIADKMKEIKANYGPDSIFYMGSAKTSNEECYLFRKFAAFNGTNNVDHQARICHSTTVGGLANTWSYGAMTNPWNDMRNSGVVLFFGENAANSHPVAMLHILEAKKRGAKFIVCDPRFTKSAAAADMYVRFRSGTDIPLLWGVANVIVNNGWHNTDFIEKRTYGFAKWWDVVKDYTPEVVEDITWVPAATIRQLAQDWAFPPRGEGYANCICWAMGATQHTVGTNNIRAMACLSMLMGYVGRPGGGTNAFRGHDNVQGATDMCVLSHWLPAYYGLDDNSWKHWIGVWNRHAPITFEEMKAKFAEHNGKAMMNYNGITVSRWYEGVLNEEFPINQPNPIKMAFVWGHSLNSITEMKRMKLAMEKVELLVGVDPHATIASSLADRPDGIIVLPAATQFEETGSVSNSARQVQWRNKIVEPLYDSKPDWWIIKELATRLGFAEHFTYNEYPEDVLREINLGANVIMMRQSPERLKRQQTQCITECSVFDCEDCQAKSGPVKGEFWGLPWPCWNDEHPGTPILYRNDIPIWEGGNEFRPRFRGADSTPGNPVSDDGESQLGASYIGPGYDEKNSDGTDGPGWKTEIDADFKSLLDQNICPSGAGRARFRAWNLPDPVPIHREPIESPRPDLIAKYPTYDDVADHYRTPCLYKTIQEQRKNLVNDYPLILTTGRQVEHMGGGAETRSCEYLVELQPEMYAEINPSKALELGITHWDYVWVETLRGRIKVRANVTERVNDQTIFCPYHWAGWFEGVSYEDRYPPGTAELALGDSVNIICVDAYDRSTNMQETKACLCKVYKA, encoded by the coding sequence ATGTCAAGGCGGACGTTCACAAAACTGAGTGCCTTAGGGACTGCAGCAGCTCTGAGTGGTATCAGCGGCGTCAGTGCATATCCTTCCAAGCTCGGTGATTTGATTGAACCTGCAGTGGCAGCTCCTGAAGAAGCCGGTGTGACGCTCGTGAAATCCACCTGTTCTCACTGTGCAGTGGGATGTGGATTCCATGGTAAAATAAAGGATGGTGTATGCATCGGTCTTGAACCGTGGTTAGAGAACCCGATAAATCGCGGCTCGATGTGTTCTAAGGGCACATCGATAGCAGAGATACTCAACTCATCGACCAGACTGAGAACACCGATGGAGAAAGTCGGGGGCCAGTGGAAGGAGATCTCGTGGACCGCAGCCCTGGATAAGATCGCCGACAAGATGAAGGAGATCAAGGCGAATTACGGGCCCGATTCGATCTTTTACATGGGATCTGCCAAGACGAGCAATGAAGAGTGCTACTTATTCAGGAAATTCGCAGCCTTTAACGGCACGAACAACGTAGACCATCAGGCGCGGATATGCCATTCCACAACGGTTGGCGGTTTGGCGAACACGTGGAGTTATGGTGCGATGACCAACCCGTGGAACGACATGCGCAACTCAGGGGTCGTTCTGTTCTTCGGTGAGAACGCAGCCAACTCGCATCCTGTTGCGATGTTGCACATCCTCGAAGCGAAGAAGCGAGGTGCAAAGTTCATCGTGTGTGACCCGCGCTTCACCAAGTCTGCCGCAGCGGCAGATATGTACGTGCGGTTCAGGTCTGGAACGGATATTCCATTGCTATGGGGAGTAGCGAACGTAATCGTGAATAATGGCTGGCACAACACGGATTTCATAGAAAAGAGGACATACGGGTTTGCTAAATGGTGGGACGTCGTAAAGGACTACACCCCGGAAGTTGTGGAGGACATTACGTGGGTTCCTGCAGCTACCATACGACAGCTCGCGCAAGACTGGGCATTCCCACCGCGCGGTGAAGGGTACGCTAATTGTATCTGCTGGGCGATGGGCGCGACACAGCACACCGTGGGCACGAATAACATCAGGGCAATGGCTTGCCTCTCGATGCTTATGGGCTATGTCGGCAGACCCGGTGGTGGAACGAATGCGTTCAGAGGCCACGATAACGTGCAGGGCGCAACTGACATGTGCGTGCTTTCGCACTGGCTGCCCGCATACTATGGACTCGACGATAACTCGTGGAAGCACTGGATCGGCGTCTGGAACAGGCATGCACCAATAACCTTCGAGGAGATGAAGGCGAAGTTCGCGGAGCACAATGGCAAGGCGATGATGAACTATAACGGAATAACGGTCTCACGATGGTACGAAGGCGTGCTCAATGAAGAATTCCCGATCAATCAGCCAAACCCGATCAAGATGGCGTTTGTCTGGGGCCATTCGCTGAACTCGATCACCGAGATGAAGCGGATGAAGTTGGCGATGGAAAAGGTCGAATTACTCGTTGGCGTTGACCCGCATGCGACGATTGCTTCTTCACTTGCGGACCGACCCGATGGGATCATCGTACTGCCTGCAGCAACGCAATTCGAGGAAACCGGAAGCGTTTCGAACAGTGCGCGACAGGTGCAGTGGCGAAACAAGATCGTGGAGCCCCTTTACGACAGCAAGCCTGATTGGTGGATCATAAAGGAGCTTGCAACCCGGCTTGGGTTCGCTGAGCACTTCACCTATAACGAATACCCGGAGGACGTGCTCAGGGAGATCAATCTTGGGGCTAACGTGATCATGATGCGCCAGTCGCCAGAGCGGCTCAAGCGACAGCAAACGCAGTGTATTACCGAGTGTAGCGTCTTCGATTGTGAGGATTGCCAGGCGAAGAGTGGCCCGGTGAAAGGTGAATTCTGGGGACTGCCATGGCCCTGCTGGAACGATGAACATCCTGGCACACCGATCTTGTACCGGAATGATATCCCGATCTGGGAAGGCGGCAACGAATTTAGACCGAGATTCAGAGGCGCGGATTCGACACCCGGAAATCCGGTATCGGACGATGGCGAGAGCCAGTTAGGTGCTTCATACATCGGACCAGGCTACGACGAGAAGAACTCTGATGGTACTGACGGCCCCGGCTGGAAGACAGAAATCGATGCTGATTTCAAGTCACTGCTGGACCAGAATATCTGCCCGTCAGGAGCAGGAAGAGCACGATTCAGAGCGTGGAACCTGCCTGATCCAGTTCCCATACACCGAGAGCCGATCGAGAGCCCACGACCTGACCTGATTGCAAAATATCCGACATATGACGATGTTGCGGACCACTACCGGACACCGTGTCTTTACAAGACGATCCAGGAACAGCGGAAGAACCTGGTGAATGACTACCCACTCATTCTTACGACCGGACGACAGGTCGAGCACATGGGTGGCGGCGCGGAGACGCGATCATGTGAATACCTGGTGGAGCTACAACCTGAAATGTACGCTGAGATCAACCCGAGTAAAGCACTGGAGCTCGGTATCACTCATTGGGACTACGTCTGGGTCGAGACGCTGAGAGGACGGATCAAAGTGAGAGCGAACGTAACGGAGCGTGTGAACGACCAGACCATATTCTGTCCGTACCACTGGGCCGGCTGGTTTGAAGGTGTGTCGTATGAGGATAGATACCCACCTGGAACCGCGGAACTCGCACTTGGTGATTCCGTTAACATCATCTGTGTGGACGCATACGACAGGTCGACAAACATGCAAGAGACGAAAGCGTGCCTTTGCAAGGTGTACAAAGCGTAG
- a CDS encoding redoxin domain-containing protein, which yields MKNPYELSVRLMCDKAGERRKFAAPKLPLGIALFILSLILISGIVTATIPPVARAASIAPPFNLTSIDGTDFSLSDYRGTVVVLDLMASWCQVCPHEMPELSTLREERSDVVIMTISVDPLEQEENLRSFRETYASNADWLFARDTDKVWDKYRALSLPMIVIIDPEGYISFQKAGLVPAQELIAEVERAYAGGGVEEPEEPEEPEGPSSTILGLYVLALLTGLLSFFAPCAFPLLPGYISYYFGRYEGGPTLSGSVKAGIASATGINGMFALIGAAVAVGGVAVKPYVTYFTPVVGVVIVFLGLSMVFGRAEIFERFGGVLSSYSSKLGGRARYSGLFLYGVGYGLAAMGCQAPVFIALIFAGLATGGVLEAFLVFLSFSIGMGCMMITVSVIVGTAKMKLLERMRALTPYLNRACGVILVIVGVYFLWEYLI from the coding sequence ATGAAAAATCCTTACGAGCTGAGCGTTAGACTCATGTGCGACAAAGCGGGAGAGAGAAGGAAGTTTGCAGCCCCTAAATTACCGCTAGGAATTGCTCTCTTTATTCTCTCACTCATCCTTATTTCCGGTATTGTAACTGCGACCATTCCTCCTGTCGCTCGAGCTGCTAGTATTGCGCCACCGTTTAACCTTACAAGCATCGACGGCACGGATTTCAGTCTCAGTGATTACCGGGGAACGGTTGTGGTATTAGACTTAATGGCAAGCTGGTGCCAGGTATGCCCCCATGAAATGCCAGAACTCTCTACATTGAGAGAAGAACGCAGTGATGTCGTCATAATGACCATATCTGTCGACCCCCTCGAGCAAGAGGAAAATTTAAGGAGCTTTAGAGAGACCTACGCCAGCAATGCAGACTGGCTTTTTGCGCGCGATACCGACAAAGTTTGGGATAAATATAGGGCCCTCTCTCTACCAATGATCGTGATAATAGACCCCGAAGGGTACATAAGCTTCCAGAAGGCTGGCCTTGTTCCAGCACAAGAACTTATAGCTGAGGTCGAACGAGCGTACGCCGGAGGGGGGGTTGAAGAGCCGGAGGAACCAGAAGAGCCCGAGGGGCCGTCGTCTACCATTCTGGGCTTGTACGTTTTAGCGTTGTTGACCGGCCTTTTGAGCTTCTTTGCTCCCTGTGCGTTTCCGTTGCTCCCGGGCTATATCAGCTACTACTTTGGCAGATACGAGGGGGGGCCAACGCTGAGCGGCTCAGTGAAAGCGGGAATAGCTTCCGCAACGGGGATAAATGGCATGTTCGCCTTAATAGGCGCTGCAGTGGCGGTAGGCGGTGTCGCGGTTAAACCGTATGTTACGTATTTCACACCCGTGGTTGGCGTTGTTATCGTTTTCCTGGGGCTCTCGATGGTCTTTGGCAGGGCAGAAATCTTCGAGCGATTCGGCGGGGTGCTCTCTTCCTACTCGTCGAAATTAGGCGGGAGGGCTCGGTACTCGGGACTCTTTTTGTACGGCGTTGGCTATGGGCTTGCCGCCATGGGCTGTCAAGCCCCGGTCTTCATTGCGCTTATTTTCGCTGGCTTAGCCACGGGCGGCGTTTTAGAGGCTTTCCTCGTATTCCTCTCATTTTCGATCGGAATGGGATGTATGATGATTACCGTCAGTGTAATCGTGGGAACGGCGAAGATGAAGCTCCTGGAACGCATGAGAGCTTTGACACCCTACCTCAACCGAGCGTGCGGCGTCATACTTGTCATCGTTGGGGTCTACTTCTTATGGGAATACCTGATATAA
- a CDS encoding redoxin domain-containing protein codes for MLKKKIGSGTVVVSLLLLSLLFSSLASAARIDISVDEVYNMLQENPDDIILLDTRPESIYNSEHITGPNYHVVNIPLSVDTTVFESGIEELDKSKIVIAYCQAGRASQVAGDLLVQHGFERVYTMIGGINAWKEKYPTTLTPPTSTKAPTGAIAAPPFTLTSIDGTTFSIEEYRGKVVVLTLILTTCHLCQEEMGELVQLRQAYPDVAIITVSIDPMETDENLKNFKEQYNADWLFARDTNNIASRYQGYVLATPTIVIITPEGYISFRKVEVVPLEDLKSAIESAYQEEGELIPTPTPAPEDGQIPGFEATAAVLIIGILVLVQRRAKGRRRLCSRSRFCS; via the coding sequence ATGCTGAAAAAGAAGATCGGCTCTGGGACGGTTGTAGTTTCGCTCCTGCTTCTATCACTCCTCTTCTCCAGTCTCGCATCGGCAGCGCGTATCGACATATCGGTGGATGAGGTGTATAACATGCTACAGGAAAATCCTGATGATATTATTCTGCTGGATACCAGACCCGAGTCAATCTATAATTCTGAGCACATAACGGGGCCGAATTATCATGTCGTGAACATACCACTGAGTGTCGATACGACCGTTTTTGAAAGCGGTATCGAGGAATTGGACAAGTCGAAAATTGTTATCGCGTACTGCCAGGCGGGTCGTGCGAGTCAAGTGGCCGGCGATTTACTCGTCCAGCACGGCTTCGAGCGCGTGTATACGATGATTGGGGGGATCAATGCATGGAAAGAGAAATATCCCACAACGCTCACACCGCCAACGTCAACCAAGGCACCAACAGGGGCCATTGCGGCACCTCCGTTTACGCTTACAAGCATAGATGGAACGACGTTCAGCATCGAGGAGTACCGAGGAAAGGTCGTCGTATTGACACTGATTCTAACGACTTGCCATCTATGCCAAGAAGAGATGGGGGAACTCGTACAGTTACGACAAGCGTATCCCGACGTCGCTATTATAACCGTGTCTATAGATCCGATGGAGACCGATGAGAATCTGAAGAACTTTAAAGAGCAATATAACGCTGATTGGCTATTCGCACGGGATACCAACAATATTGCTTCGCGGTATCAGGGCTACGTTTTGGCCACGCCAACTATTGTGATTATCACGCCTGAAGGGTACATAAGCTTCCGGAAAGTAGAAGTTGTCCCGTTAGAAGACCTGAAGTCTGCAATTGAGAGTGCTTACCAAGAAGAGGGGGAGCTGATACCGACACCAACACCTGCTCCAGAGGATGGGCAGATTCCCGGCTTTGAAGCTACGGCGGCAGTACTGATCATTGGCATCCTCGTGCTGGTGCAGCGGCGCGCAAAAGGGAGAAGGCGGCTTTGCTCCAGAAGTCGCTTCTGCTCCTAA
- a CDS encoding right-handed parallel beta-helix repeat-containing protein, translated as MIGKKVKAKEKKKGVNKGLRGNDEEMCESRSPWVKVTLLRRSLVAAFLLVFLLVLCTAGASAATTYTVCASGCDYTSIQAAVNAANPGDTIIVHDGTYTENVVVNKSLMIRSQNGAAVTTVQAADTGDIVFYVTADDVTICGFTVTGATEGYGIYLDGVQHCAILNNNASSNSIGIYLYDSSNNTLTCNTANYTGYGIFLYDSSSNTLSGNTANGNGGDGICLLSMWSSSSNNTLTCNTANGNGGDGIALLDSSSNTLSGNTANGNGGDGISVSYYWSSGSNNNELSCNTANGNGEDGIYLYYSSNNTLSCNTANENGADNILLHYSSNNNTLTGNDASEGVWYGIQVSYSSNNTLTGNDVSANGWDGIYLWGGSSNNTLTGNNVSANGWAGIHLFTSSNNSITCNLVANNVQRGFYLDWGSSGNNTGNTISNNTIMANGEYNATIGGWEWNFDNFQSDAVVAEDNYWGTDNSTVIAAGINENTGTVDYDPFLTDPAPCVPTDLMPCASTCSGSCPICPVPCYESPGPVPRVPITETATVLMIGLLALAGCTSVWRQRRSRT; from the coding sequence GTGATAGGGAAAAAGGTGAAAGCGAAAGAAAAAAAGAAGGGCGTGAACAAAGGGCTGAGGGGTAATGACGAGGAGATGTGCGAAAGTAGATCGCCCTGGGTAAAAGTCACCCTTTTAAGAAGAAGTCTTGTGGCTGCGTTTTTACTCGTCTTTCTGCTCGTGCTGTGCACGGCGGGTGCGAGTGCGGCTACGACCTACACGGTCTGCGCTTCCGGGTGCGACTACACCAGCATTCAAGCCGCTGTGAACGCGGCAAATCCCGGCGATACCATCATCGTGCATGACGGCACGTACACCGAGAACGTGGTGGTAAACAAGAGTTTGATGATCCGGTCTCAGAATGGCGCGGCTGTAACGACGGTTCAAGCTGCAGACACAGGAGACATTGTCTTCTACGTGACTGCGGATGACGTGACCATCTGTGGGTTCACCGTGACCGGGGCAACAGAGGGGTATGGGATTTATCTTGATGGCGTGCAGCACTGCGCCATTCTTAATAACAATGCAAGCTCGAACTCCATAGGCATCTACCTGTATGATTCGAGCAACAACACGCTCACGTGCAACACCGCCAACTACACCGGGTATGGCATCTTCCTGTATGATTCGAGCAGCAACACGCTCTCGGGCAACACCGCCAACGGGAACGGGGGGGACGGCATTTGTCTGTTGTCCATGTGGTCGAGCAGCAGCAACAACACACTCACGTGCAACACCGCCAACGGGAACGGGGGGGACGGCATCGCACTGCTTGATTCGAGCAGTAACACGCTCTCGGGCAACACCGCCAACGGGAACGGGGGGGACGGCATCTCTGTGTCGTACTATTGGTCTTCTGGCAGCAACAACAACGAACTCTCCTGCAATACCGCCAACGGGAACGGGGAAGACGGCATCTACCTGTATTATTCGAGCAACAATACGCTCTCCTGCAACACTGCCAACGAGAACGGCGCGGACAATATCCTGCTGCATTATTCGAGCAACAACAATACCCTCACGGGCAACGACGCAAGCGAGGGGGTTTGGTATGGCATTCAGGTGTCTTATTCGAGTAACAATACCCTCACGGGCAACGACGTCAGCGCGAACGGATGGGACGGCATCTACCTGTGGGGGGGTTCGAGCAACAACACGCTCACGGGCAACAACGTCAGCGCGAACGGGTGGGCTGGCATCCACCTGTTTACTTCGAGCAACAACAGCATCACCTGCAACCTGGTGGCGAACAACGTACAGCGAGGATTCTACTTAGACTGGGGATCCTCGGGCAACAACACGGGCAACACCATCAGCAATAACACTATCATGGCCAACGGCGAGTATAATGCGACTATCGGGGGCTGGGAATGGAACTTCGACAACTTTCAGTCAGATGCTGTAGTAGCAGAAGACAACTACTGGGGAACGGATAATTCAACGGTCATCGCCGCGGGCATCAACGAGAATACGGGTACTGTGGATTATGACCCGTTCTTGACGGATCCTGCGCCGTGCGTGCCGACTGATCTCATGCCGTGCGCATCGACCTGTTCCGGGTCGTGCCCGATCTGTCCCGTGCCGTGTTACGAATCGCCGGGTCCCGTGCCTCGCGTGCCGATCACGGAAACGGCAACGGTACTCATGATTGGGTTGCTCGCGCTCGCGGGCTGTACAAGCGTGTGGCGGCAGAGGCGAAGCCGGACATAG
- a CDS encoding molecular chaperone TorD family protein, with translation MSELEEILETRRNFYAFLFRMYVEAPARELAADLVNGRFQFQEFKSLDVNTELFEGFRLLNEFMEKSKGKDIDTLYDELRGEYTLLFVGPFRPPVEPYEAWWVSGRRLGEPLVAVKQAYRKAGVAKSREYTDLEDHIGFELKFMHYLCEEELAAATQKRLIECLKLQREFLDEHMLKWVPTFCDALYTYEKADFFKGIAKLTKGFILFDDAVVSDLLESAQ, from the coding sequence ATGAGCGAACTAGAAGAAATTTTGGAGACGAGAAGGAACTTTTATGCCTTTTTATTTCGGATGTATGTGGAAGCGCCAGCACGAGAACTTGCAGCGGATTTGGTGAACGGAAGGTTCCAGTTTCAGGAGTTCAAATCGTTAGACGTAAATACCGAGCTGTTCGAGGGTTTTCGGTTATTGAACGAGTTTATGGAGAAGAGCAAAGGCAAGGATATCGATACTTTGTATGACGAGTTGAGGGGGGAATATACGCTCTTATTCGTCGGACCCTTTAGACCCCCGGTAGAGCCGTACGAGGCCTGGTGGGTGAGTGGAAGGCGGCTGGGTGAGCCGCTGGTAGCGGTAAAGCAAGCGTACAGGAAAGCAGGTGTCGCAAAATCACGGGAGTATACAGACCTCGAAGATCACATCGGATTTGAACTCAAGTTTATGCATTATCTCTGCGAGGAGGAATTAGCAGCGGCTACCCAGAAACGATTAATAGAATGTCTCAAACTACAGCGCGAGTTTCTCGATGAGCACATGTTGAAATGGGTGCCCACGTTCTGCGATGCGCTCTACACTTATGAGAAAGCCGATTTCTTTAAAGGCATTGCAAAGCTAACAAAAGGCTTCATTCTGTTTGACGACGCGGTGGTCAGCGATTTATTGGAGAGTGCGCAATAA